The sequence CCagttctgttcaatatctttgtcaacgacctggatgagggggttgagagTGCCCTCAGGAAGTTCAATGATGATGCAAAACTAGGGGGGGGTTGGCTGACACCCCGTCTGACTGTGCAGCCGTGCAATGTGAGCTGGACAGGccagagagctgggtgcaggcaaagctcatcaagtttaataaggacaagtgcagggtcctgcatctggggagaaaTAACAACATGCATcaggacaggttaggggctgccctgctggaaagcagctccagagagaaagaccttggagtgctggtggacagcaagtatTCCATGGAAAaacaatgtgccctggtggcccagagagccaatggtatcctaggATGCATCAAGAAAGGTGCATCCAACAGATCTAGGGGAGTTCTTCTgcctactctgctctggtgagaccacccctggagtgctgtatccagttttgggctccccagttcacaaaagagaactgctgaagagaatccaatggagagccacgaagatgattagggacttgagcatctcccctatgaagagagactgagatccctggggctgtttaatcttgagaagagaacactgagaggggatctcatcaacatgtgtaaatatctgaggggtgggtgtcaagtggatggggccaagctcttcttggtggtgcacagtaataaggcaaggaacaacgagttcaaacttgaacatagaagatttcacctgaacatgaggagaagcgtcttaacagtgagggtgagggagcactggaacaggctgcccagggaggttgtggagcttccttctctatagactttcaaaagccacctggttTCATTCCCATGTGGACTAcgctaagtgatcctgctttggcagggggtttggacctgatgatctcttgagatcccttccaacctctgatatactgtgacactgtgatctcttgagatcccttccaacctctgatatactgtgacactgtgaagtCTGTCCTAGTAGAGAATTCTTCTTTTCAATAATATGCGTGTTTCCTGTGTTTGTTCTCGATACAGACACAATACTGTTCTTAAAACCACAATGTTTTGGTGTTTGTAACCAAGAATCATACCTTGGGTATGGCCCTTTCTTTAAAATATTCCTTATTGAAATATTCTTCTGTCCTTCCCAAAGTGCTGAAATTCTACTTTAAAATTACTTGTTCCAGAGTGTCTTACATACTTCTGAAAGACCtgttctgtatatttgtgttaCTTCTCTGACAGTAATAAGTACCCTGTTTCTTCCATTGGACTACACAGTACACTATACAGTTAGCAGTCTGTAGGCCTGTAATGTGCCATCACAAATATTtatgttgttgctttttttcccctcagaagtaTGTTGACTTGAAATAAAATGCACAGTAAGAGTGACTTTGTGAAGGTGACTTGATAAGAGATAAAACAAGATGTTCCAAATACTGGTTTCTGTTAAGATGGTGCAACCACGAATGATCCTTTAATAAGTGTTGCACTCCTCCCCTTATTCACCCTGTTTAGATACTGTATAGctaataaataatttttaaaccAAAAATGTTAAAGGAATATTTCAAATTACCGTTGTGAAGGGTGGTACCTTTTTAATGTTGTTACCtgtgaaatgtatttatttgcttGGGTTTTATTAGCACCAACTTGATTTTGGTGATTTTGGGGTGGAAAAAGCAAACCCTTATGATGGCAAAACCTGAGTCTTCAGGTGTTGCTTCATCTTAGGGTCATTGTCTTTGACCACCTTTTAGGGAAATATGATGATCCCATGTCTGTTATTTCCAGAGGAGTGACCTAGAAAGAAAAAGTTCTGACCATCTCCTCATAAGCACAAGAGTTGTTAAAAGATGCTTGATTAAACCCagaagaaggaaacaaacaaacaaaaccttagCACATTGCCTTTAACATGGGCAGCAATTTAGACAGAAAGCAAACTAAGTCCTCAGATAAACAAATAACTGTACATAGAAAGTTCAGGATTGTAACAGCAGTGCTGCACAATTGCTGCTAGGTGAGACAGCTTAGGATTTctagttgggtttgttttgttagagtttgttgttgttgttccaaCTGTTTATTGATATTTGTGGTTGCAATATGTCTTTACTTCATTTATAGTGGCTTAAgcgttctttaaaaaaaattctcaaTTTCACTCATGCTTAAGTTTGACAGTAAAGATCCATTCAAAAGACTGTTGAAGCATGATTGGTTTACTTGGAGTTTATTGAAAAGGTAACCGTTCCAGGTAAAGCAAGCATAataaattgtttttcttttcaaagggatggagaaagaaaaagtatgAGCACTGAAAGGTATGTCTCTTTAACAGTGAAAAATCACATTAATCACTAAACCTACGTCATAGAATTTTATTGAGTATTTGTTTGTGTTAAGAAACTGCATATACAATTTGCTCTCTAAATCAGATCCaagctttcattattttttccttccatttgcTTCAGAGTACTATGGAGGTTCATACATCATCAGTTTGTGTTCTCTTTTCTTGTTATCTGATTCTCCTAATGCCTTTAATAAATCAAAGTGGTCTTTAAGCCCTGACATAGGATGGGAATACATAAGGGCTGATTTTTTATTTAATATGTTTCAATTTATTGTCATTATCAGTCTCGTAGCCTTCAGTCACATGCATAGCAAGTACAACATAAGGTAGACTTGCAAAACATGCAATAATTTTGCAGTTAACTAAATTTGGTTACATTTCCTAACTTTCAAATTTGTAGCGGTGTTAAGTTCCTTAAGGAAATGGTGTACTTAATTTCCAAGTTTTCATTTTTAAGAAGGAGATACTGCAAGGAGAATACATATGTAGAGCACCATAATAATTATACTACACTCATGTGTTTTTGCTTCATAAAaaagatattaagaaaaaaatccttattCCTACTGAGACTTAATACCTATGAACAGCTTATGTAAGCTCCATAAGGCTTGGTACCACCAGAGGTGGCAAATTCTGCCTGGTCTGGAGGATTCCTGCTTGTCTTAGAACAACTACTAACTGAAGGTTGCTTTTCCACTCATGTTACTACTAAAATATAAATGTAcagcaaaaaaataatactgTAATTCCCCTGACTAAGATGCTCCAACAAAGGCAGTTAGGAATGTTTTTGGCAGAAACAGATTTTCCTCCTCTGGGACTAGATTAGTTATCCTTACTGGCATCTTTTTTGTAGCATCTGAATTGTGTATTTCTGATACTTGGCTCTGATGTTGACTTTCTAATCCATTCTTTGTTCCGATGTTACTCAGCACCATGCAAAGGAGATTAAATACAAAAAACTTGTCTGGCTTTATGAATTCAGTTGGTGTTAGTACTCTTTCTTGCAAATACTAACAGTTAATGACCTTAAATCTGATACATTTTCAAATAATATATGAAAAATTGAAAGCCAAATCGTTTCATTCTTTGAAAGGCTTTGCAAACATTTTGAATCTCATCAATGTGCACAAATGTTTCCATATAATATTTGTGTTAATATTAGGTTTTCCTTGAAGTAAACACTCAGACCTATACAGCCTTCTTCTGATGTAGCTTTGTTTAACTGTACAAAAAATACTTTTAGATGGTAGCCATTGAACAAATTTTAGAATTCATACTTTAACAAAGCCTATGTTTATCTTAGGACATTCAGTGaaataaacacagcagaagACCAGTACAGATTATGTCAAGAACTCTGCAGAGACCTCGCTGAAGAGCTACAGAAAGAAGGGCTTAAGGTATTTATATTGTTCTCTGTTTACTTGTGAAAAGACATCACTGCACTCCAGCATATTAAATGAGGCATTAGTGTGCATGCTTTCGGCAGTATCATATCATGCAATATATCTTCTGAAGTCTTCATCCTTTAATTTGCAAACGTAGAATTATTTAGGCAGCATTCTCATATTGTTCATGGGGCTATCTAGTAATATACATGGAAGAAACTAAACTAGTTAACATTTTATGCTAAAAGCAATGTTTATAAACAAATAATAGAGATGATAATACTAACCACCTTGTTTCTCTCCCATATTCATACAAGATCCATTCAGTAGCTAGTAGTGTCATTTAAGAAGTTGACATGTCCCACATTTGGTGAAAAATTATTCATACCATTAAATGGTATCAATGGTGGAAGAATTCCCTGTATTTCTTCTCCCCAAGTTCTGTTTATTATCTGTAAAGAACAGTTCATGTTTTCTGTGGTAAGACAAAGAATAACATTCAAGGCATTAATGAATTCTAATTAGTCTTCTTCAGTCACTAAAGATTTTTTCAAAAGATGACAGATCAAAAGGAAGATGATTAGCTAAAAAGGCCAAAAGGGACCTGCTTACAAAGGCACCAAAACAGAAGGAGTGCCATTTGTTTACATTTGGATGGGCATGCTAAATCAAATGGTTTGGAAGGTGTCTCCACATCTGTGCCAAATACAGATAGCTTGTGTGACCCTGATAGCACCctgtggaaggaaggaaattttCAGCACATTCTTAATGAGATATCACACACATCCTTAATACTTTTCTCAGCAAAGATAAGATGACTAGCAGTGAAAGCTGCCAAGTGAAGATACAAATTTTTTTGTAGACAGGGTAGAAGTTGTGACTGTAGTTGAGGCATGAACTCTGTAGAACGAACATGCACAGGTGGCAGATGGTCTGCTGGGAACCATATCCAAATGACCTAGTTCAGAGAATTCAGGTTTAGCAGCAATTTAGAAGCAAGTGCAGAGTCTTGCTAACAAATTCTTGGCAGCACCCCTTGCTTTATACTGATAGGCACACACTCTTGCCTGTGGCTTCAGGGCAAATGTATAGGTGCTACATAGTAATTGTTTCTGTGTTGTGTGTGTTGTGAATGCTTAGCCTTTTAAatgttttagggtttttttaaccctccttttttttttttgtggtggtttagggTAAAACTGTTACCTTGAAGCTAAAGAATGTGAACTTTGAAGTGAAAACAAGAGCTTCCACTATGCTGTCTTCTGTTTCTACTAAGGAGGAAATatttgctgttgctaaagaatTGTTAGCAACAGAAATTGATAGTTCAGCTCCTCACCCTTTACGGATAAGACTTATGGGTAAAATATTTCAAACTCATTCTTCCTTGTTGGAGTTAGATCTTACAGTGTATCATAGTAATAGACTGTACTCTGAAGTAAAATTGATATAAATGGATTTATCCTTTCTTCATTACCCTGCTAGCTTTTGCAGAGTGAAGCAGGTCTGGAATGCTGAACAGTGATCCAAGAATGTTTTAGTACTTGAGGTTGTACTTTTCCTACCACCTGTTAGCACTGGAACAGCATACACATCAGTATGAGAGTAGAATCTTAATGCATAGCAGTGCTTAATTCTGCTGCCTTAAAAGACCTTTCAAATCTGcttttcagcactgcagcaggtagTTTCTGCCCATAACCtcttttagagaaaaaaaatctttaaatgAAAGTGCTTCTTGATTTGAAAATGCTGTGTTCTGCAAGGAACAGGAACATTTCTGTCAAAAGTAAACTATTTTGATTGTAAGATTTGTGTGCTTCAGGTGCTTGTAGATTCTAATTGAATGTCTAgtggatacatagaatacatagaatacatagaataaaccaggttggaagagaccttcaagatcatcgcgtccaacccatcaaccaatccaacaccgcccaagcaactaacccacggcaccaagcaccccgtcaagtcttctcctaaaaacctccagtgatggcgactccaccacctccccaggcagcccattccaatgggcaatcactctttctgtatagaacttttttctaacatccagcctgaacctcccctggcgcagcctgagactgtgtcctcttgttctggtactgcttgcctgggagaagagaccaacatccgtctgtctacaacctcccttcaggtagttgtagagagtaataaggtcacccctgagtctcctcttctccaggctaagcaaccccagctccctcagcctctcctcgtagggcttatgttccaaacccctcaccaactttgttgctcttctctggacccgttccagcaagtcaacatccttcctaaactgaggggcccagaactggacacagtactcgaggtgcggcctaaccagtgcagtgtacaggggcagaatgacctccctgctcctgctggccacactgttcctgatgcaggccaggatgccattggccctcttagctgcctgggcacactgcaggctcatgttcagtctaccatcaaccagcacccccaggtccctctcagcctgactgctctccagccactctgaccccagcttgtagctctgcatgaggttgctgtggccaatgtgcagaacccggcacttggatgtgttaaatctcatgccgttggactctgcccatctgtccagcctgtcgaggtccctctgcagagcctctctaccctccagcagatcaactcctgcgcccagcttggtgtcgtcagcaaatttactgatgatggactcgatgccctcgtccagatcatcaataaagatgttaaagagcatggggcccagtactgatccctggggcacaccactggtgactggctgccagctggatgtggcaccattcaccaccactctctgggcttggccctccagccagttcctaacccatcgcagtgtgctcccatccaagccatgggctgacagcttgacgTAACACTTAACTCATTAATAGAATTGGAATTAGCTGGATGAACTAAATAAATGTTTTGGTGGGGAAACTTCATGCAAAACTCTCAAACTAGTTTTGTTTAGCTTTATGAAATTTACAGCCTTTTGTTATGGTGCAATCAGGTAAAAACTCATGGATATTGAAATTATTAATATGGTTGGGCGTGTGTTTCAGTCTCCTAAAACTGTATGGTCCTTGTGATCCATTGTTTGCATTTGAATTTGCAGGTAGTATAAACCTCCATTTAGATATAAAATGCACTTTCATTGAGTGGATGTATAACTCAAAAGGTGTTAATTAAGAACAAGTATCAAGTTTTTATTAAGTTTATATTATGTTTTTCATCATTAGGTGTACGAGTGTCTGGATTTCTAAGTGAAGATGAGAAGAAGTACCAACAGAAAAGCATTACGAGTTTCTTAAaatcagaaaaagaaattgGTCATCCAGGGAAGTCCAAACAAGAATTTTTCACAAAAAACACAGAAGCATCTTCCAGAGGGAGTTTTTTTGATAAAAAGCGAGCTGCAAGGCAACAAAACAGTGAGAGTCTTGCTCCTAACCAAACTGTAGGCAAGCAGCTCTTTCATGATAGGAAATCAGCAAATTTGGtggaagaaacagagaaagtcGCAGCTTTACAGAGTTCTGCTGTGTGCAAGACCTTCACCTGCCCTGTTTGCTTTGAGGATCAAAGCAGCAATAATTTGGAAGAGTTCAACAGGCATATTGATGAGTGCCTCAATAGGGCTTCTGTTAACAATACCATGGAAATATCTGAGAATGAATATTcaagagaaaataaaccaaatattACTCTacaatttaaaaatgaaaatattgatGAATGTCAAAAAGCCAAGCCAGATCAATTACCAGGAACAGAGCAGTCTGCAAGTACATCTAACAACAGTACAAGCAGTAGCACAGAAAAATTCACTCAGATAATATCTGATGAACCTCACAGAGAAAGACATCCTAGCAAACTCAGTGATATTGCTGGAAACATGTACCTGAAACAGTGTCTCTTCCCCAAAGGAATTTCACAAGGCAATGAAAACTGTTTTGAAAAGACTGAACATACAGAGGAAGCTACTTCATTTCATCTGTTTGAAGCCAAAGAAGATGGTGTTCTGGTTTGTCCTGTTTGTAATTCAGAACAGAAATCTACTAGTCTATTGTCGTTTAACAGACATGTGGATATCTGCTTAAATGAAGGCATTATCCAGGAactgacagaaaagaaagattttcCTACTAAGACTTACAATTTGGAAAACTCAAGCAGAGTTGGTGAGTGTGTTCATTAGGTTATATATGGTTATTAAAATTTTTTGCTTTTTGGGACTTTGACATTTTTGCCAAAAGTTCGTTTGAGTGGTGGTtttaggccatgcctttaaaatttagttacagattttgagcagaaaagtaggaaaatataattaaatcactactgggtgtaaaaaggaaaacaaaagattattctaaacaaatacATTGGAtgaatatctagaataagatgaGCTGTACCATAGcaattctctttcttctcttctgatcttggctgttttgcttcactcaggagaggTAACatgctttggctggccttggctaagtctgaCCCACTGCTCTTCGCtccactcctttctctcttgggatAGGGTGCGGggggaggcagtggaacagctgccctggtctctgaccgggtggttttttttttgtgttgtttactaattgtaaatatctgtataatgcTGTAcatactgcatattttgtacatattcattgcattccactgtagagtgtagattttgcttgtacgTCCAGCTTcaatttgcttctaactgagttgatctggcaaagttaatgctgggaggaaaattcaacccaccacaaagatCAGTGTAAAAGTGAATATGTTTATGTGCAAAATATCAAATCCATTTGCATGACAAACTAGATTTACTAATGTGATGGTAGTTTCACAATGCATTCCCATTTCCCATAATTGTGACATAGGACTTACTGTTCATTTTGGTAAATTGCATGCTTGCTACCTGCAACCATGTTCAGAAAGGTATTTGTACTGCTACTGACATTTAAGTGAAAATCAGTGAGAACATCTTCAACCTGGATTGTTTTCAGAGATTCAGCTGACAGAAAAAGTTCCATTATGTAAAATGCGCTGCCAAAATTAAAGAGTTTACAAACTAAAGCACAAAGGCAGAAACTTGTAAGCCTGTTTTAATGTCTGGTAAAATATATCACGTAACTTCACCTGTAACATGGCAAACCAGTAGCATATTTATTCAAGATACTTTCTGGTTTTCATGAAGCGTTAATCTTTGTCCAAATTAGACAAAATGTGTAGATCATTGTCTGCTTAAAGTAACTTGTCCTTGATCTAAACTGGGAGCTttacaaaaggaaatgaaaatgctAGTGTGTTAGAATTATCAGAACACAATTAAGACCTAGGGTATGAATCTCCTACAGAGAAAATTTTATAAGCAGTATTGTTGTTACATGTGCAAACAGGCTGTGTTCTATGTGGAAAAACCTTTTGTTGGCAAAGACTTTTTTCTCCCTGCAAgacgggggggaaaaaaaaaaaaagaaatttccACAGCCGTGTTGCAAATCAACTACATGgtactgaaatatttttaaaacttaAAAAGAAATAGTTCATATTAATTCCTTAGAATTCATTCAAGTAAAGGCtctttggttttctcttttaatAATTTTCATATAAACTACAGTAGTCAAACCGCAGATCAAAACTTATCTGCTCCTGGACACGGGTTAAATTTGGTTATGTTAAGAACTGTTCTTCTGAAAGTTCTGCCATGTAAATTCTGCCATGTGTGTAGTTTCTGAAACATTCTTTATTGACATtattaattttgtttgtttccaattACTTTTCAGGAGGATTaagcagaggacagcagtgCACAAATCCATCACAAGGAACAAAAAGGTAAGGATTTTCTGCAAATCTATGTGcacattaattttaaaataataacattTCAACAATCTGCTGTCTGGTAGAAGTGGTGTAGGTATGCATTGTGTGTTTCAACCTCTTAacggttttctttctttctttaactGTAGGTCTGGACTAACAACTTCACAGTCAGTATCAAAAAAAGCCAAGTCAAGCAATTCAAAGCATACAATTGAAATGTTTTTTAAGTGACTGTGTAAAAATATATTCTGTATGAAGTATTTCATAGTGTTTTATAATTGAAAATTAATTTAGCATTGGTGGGGGCTGGATTTAGGTGCCCTTGTCACTTTGAAACCATTGAATGTCTATGTAAAAAGAACATGATGTTTGATGTAGAAGAGGTACAactaatgtaatttttttttctttgagaaaAACACCTTAATTTTCCAGTTCTTTGGAGAATCAAAATTTTCCAGCACTTTGACTTTGTTTATGTTGAACATGTGGAACAAGCAGTCTTGTGAATTCTCTCTGCTCTTCAACAGAGCTAGGAGATTAGAGCTGCCATTGAGAAAGCCTGAAGGGCAATGTCCCTAGAAAGCAAGAATCATTAACTAGggtgccaggcagtgctttCTGAAGGCCCTCTTCCCACACCTGACCTGCTGTCTTCTCTGTTGTATTGGCCATGGTAGCCACAGTAGCTCAGGATGATACTTCCTGGACAGTTCAATACCAAATGTAACTGTGGTATTAACTGTGTAATAAAAAGAGCTGAGTTGCTTGGTATCACCTTAAGAACATTTAtcttcacaaaaaaaaaaaaaaaaaattggttgGTCTTgcattttcaaaggaaaagggggagaaTTTAGAGCACAGTCAAGATTTCATTGTTATCACCGAAAATTACTTCAAGTAAGAGTTGATGGACCAACCCTGAAGGACTCATTGTGAAGAGGTACAGGATGACTTCGCtgactttaaaaaatgttttaaaacctCTTGATGAGAGAAGGATTACTCCAGGTTAGTCAGACAAATGTTGCTTGGCTTTTCCAAAGAAATGGAAAACTTTAGTTATCTTTGCA is a genomic window of Dryobates pubescens isolate bDryPub1 chromosome Z, bDryPub1.pri, whole genome shotgun sequence containing:
- the POLK gene encoding DNA polymerase kappa; amino-acid sequence: MDNMKEVDNSSCSDGVLLRMGLNDNKAGMQGLDKEKINKIIMKATKGSRFYENELKKDQQVNQRIEKMMRLKEKITAQQLLKAQLQVDNLVTELEQRRNLSNTIVHIDMDAFYAAVEMRDNPELKEKPIAVGSMSMLSTSNYHARRFGVRAAMPGFIAKKLCPHITIVPLNFEKYSKVSKEVREILTEYDPNFMPMGLDEAYLNISEHLEERVNWPEDKRRFFFNTESTTEKDKNDVNMSAKLNGGGFSSSPVLFEDNTPPMDDHYEQRDGKQSVENSVVFGTSAEEVVKEIRFRIEQKTQLTASAGIAPNTMLAKMCSDCNKPNGQCRIVPERQAVLDFLKDLPIRKVPGIGKVTEKMLKALGIVTCSELYQQRALLSLLFSEASWRNFLEISLGLGSTHLEKDGERKSMSTERTFSEINTAEDQYRLCQELCRDLAEELQKEGLKGKTVTLKLKNVNFEVKTRASTMLSSVSTKEEIFAVAKELLATEIDSSAPHPLRIRLMGVRVSGFLSEDEKKYQQKSITSFLKSEKEIGHPGKSKQEFFTKNTEASSRGSFFDKKRAARQQNSESLAPNQTVGKQLFHDRKSANLVEETEKVAALQSSAVCKTFTCPVCFEDQSSNNLEEFNRHIDECLNRASVNNTMEISENEYSRENKPNITLQFKNENIDECQKAKPDQLPGTEQSASTSNNSTSSSTEKFTQIISDEPHRERHPSKLSDIAGNMYLKQCLFPKGISQGNENCFEKTEHTEEATSFHLFEAKEDGVLVCPVCNSEQKSTSLLSFNRHVDICLNEGIIQELTEKKDFPTKTYNLENSSRVGGLSRGQQCTNPSQGTKRSGLTTSQSVSKKAKSSNSKHTIEMFFK